From a single Eleginops maclovinus isolate JMC-PN-2008 ecotype Puerto Natales chromosome 2, JC_Emac_rtc_rv5, whole genome shotgun sequence genomic region:
- the c2h11orf96 gene encoding uncharacterized protein C11orf96 homolog, producing the protein MAAVRQMVMEASGFHVLPAHLMASAMEEFPQQLPVPKGPARGKSRSRRPREARFKTQPVTFAEIAEVEEEGSSPLEEERARRSFLQSLENLRRSTQTLHCPPSAHHSCTPTPTQASMDSSDSDSTH; encoded by the coding sequence ATGGCTGCAGTGCGTCAGATGGTTATGGAGGCCTCTGGCTTCCACGTCCTGCCAGCTCACCTTATGGCCTCGGCCATGGAGGAGTTCCCCCAGCAGCTTCCTGTCCCCAAGGGCCCAGCGAGGGGCAAGAGCCGCTCCCGGAGACCCCGTGAGGCCCGCTTCAAAACACAACCTGTCACCTTTGCTGAGATTgcggaggtggaggaagagggtTCCTCCcccctggaggaggagagggcaCGCCGGTCCTTCCTGCAGTCGTTGGAGAACCTTAGGCGGAGCACACAGACCCTCCACTGCCCGCCATCTGCCCATCACAGCTGCACCCCTACTCCTACACAGGCCAGCATGGACTCCAGTGACTCCGACTCCACCCACTGA